A part of Oncorhynchus kisutch isolate 150728-3 linkage group LG2, Okis_V2, whole genome shotgun sequence genomic DNA contains:
- the sik1 gene encoding serine/threonine-protein kinase SIK1, with translation MVIMTESSQGAQPNHTQGRPLQVGFYEIISTLGKGNFAVVKLARHKVTKTQVAIKIIDKTRLNPSNLEKIYREVQIMKLLNHPHIIKLYQVMETKDMLYIVTEYAKNGEMFDYLTSNGRMSEDEAQKKFGQILTAVDYCHRHHIVHRDLKTENLLLDANMNIKLADFGFGNFYNAGEPLSTWCGSPPYAAPEVFEGKEYEGPQLDIWSLGVVLYVLVCGSLPFDGPSLPALRQRVTEGRFRIPFFMSQDCENLIRRMLVVDPAKRISVAQIKQHRWMLADPTALHQTLSMTLPLTDYNSNLGDYSEPVLGIMQTLGIDRQRTIESLQSSSYNHFSAIYYLLLERIREHRAQQLSRQCGPWNQRPRSTSDSGTPEVIMEDSFRPSAYPIQCKSTPPMHAEMEYDQGALFQRVAFPVEASLNRLLCNHSISPNSLVETSISEEVRPRDLEEEVTHTCSALVLPTTTSRRHTLAEVSARFHQCNPPCIVVSPSDGASSDSCLRSSSTPNPALHPAVGGLSAVLAIGTDPGALVPADSPPALSCHLLPQAQAASFQEGRRASDTSLTQGLKAFRQQLRKNTRTKGLLGLNKIKGLARQVCPPTSDRSSRGTWGSIGPTISEHRSMLEEVLHQQRMLQIQHKPQPQPPWPAPTQNPPFFLSQQQPPSPTSVFAAPSTLFDTPAPSLLQGEPQHPLPSQQSPLALQHAFWQQPLELSSPSYGSSSSCSSSSSCSSSSSLSPVGTAAYLLEARLHISQQSSLYLETNLHPQTNPQDQAQDQTQAFTKGPFPLMPMQGMWSLDSASGRESEMQELGCGGQQQLRSCVMVK, from the exons ATGGTGATCATGACCGAGAGCAGCCAGGGGGCCCAGCCCAACCATACCCAGGGAAGGCCTCTCCAGGTCGGCTTCTATGAGATCATCAGCACGCTCGGGAAAGGAAACTTTGCCGTGGTCAAACTGGCAAGGCACAAAGTCACCAAAACACAG GTGGCCATAAAGATCATTGACAAGACGAGACTAAACCCATCCAACCTAGAGAAGATCTACAGGGAGGTCCAGATAATGAAGCTGCTTAACCACCCCCATATCATCAAACTCTACCAg GTAATGGAGACTAAAGATATGCTGTACATTGTGACAGAATACGCCAAAAATGGAGAGATGTTCG ACTACTTGACCTCAAACGGGCGCATGAGCGAGGACGAGGCGCAGAAGAAGTTCGGGCAGATTCTGACGGCAGTGGATTACTGCCACAGACACCACATCGTTCACAGAGACCTCAAAACTGAGAATCTACTGCTGGATGCCAACATGAACATCAAACTGGCCG ACTTTGGATTCGGTAACTTCTACAACGCAGGCGAGCCCCTGTCTACATGGTGCGGCAGCCCCCCTTACGCAGCACCCGAGGTGTTCGAGGGGAAGGAGTACGAAGGGCCACAGTTGGATATCTGG AGTCTGGGTGTGGTTCTGTACGTTCTCGTGTGCGGTTCCCTTCCGTTCGACGGTCCCAGCCTCCCTGCCCTCAGACAGAGAGTCACAGAGGGGCGCTTCAGAATCCCCTTCTTCATGTCTCAAG ACTGTGAGAACCTGATCCGTAGGATGCTGGTGGTAGACCCAGCTAAGAGGATCAGTGTGGCCCAGATCAAGCAGCACCGCTGGATGCTGGCTGACCCCACAGCTCTTCACCAGACCCTCAGCATGACCCTTCCCCTCACAGACTACAACTCTAACCTGGGGGACTACAGCGAGCCTGTCCTGGGCATCATGCAAACCCTGGGCATTGACCGCCAGAGGACCATTGAG TCTCTGCAGAGCAGCAGCTACAACCACTTCTCAGCCATCTACTACTTACTGTTGGAGAGGATCAGGGAGCACCGAGCCCAGCAGCTCAGCCGTCAGTGTGGGCCCTGGAACCAGAGACCCAGGAGCACCTCTGACTCCGGTACCCCAGAGGTCATCATGGAGGACAGCTTCAGACCTTCAGCCTACCCCATTCAATGCAAGAGCACCCCTCCCATGCACGCGGAGATGGAATATGACCAAGGTGCATTGTTCCAACGTGTGGCGTTCCCGGTGGAAGCCAGTCTGAACCGACTGCTGTGTAACCACTCCATCTCCCCCAACAGCCTGGTGGAGACCAGCATCAGTGAGGAGGTGCGTCCCCGCGACCTGGAGGAGGAGGTCACACACACCTGCTCGGCCCTCGTCCTGCCCACCACCACCTCCCGGCGACACACCCTGGCCGAGGTCTCTGCTCGCTTCCACCAGTGCAACCCCCCCTGCATCGTTGTCAGCCCCTCCGATGGTGCGTCGTCTGACAGCTGTCTGAGGTCCTCGTCCACCCCCAACCCCGCTCTGCACCCCGCTGTAGGTGGCCTGTCAGCCGTGCTGGCCATTGGGACTGACCCTGGGGCACTGGTCCCCGCCGATAGCCCACCGGCCCTCTCCTGTCACCTCCTCCCCCAGGCTCAGGCTGCCAGCTTCCAAGAGGGCCGCAGAGCCTCCGACACCTCCCTCACACAAG GTCTGAAAGCCTTCCGCCAACAGCTGAGAAAGAACACGCGCACTAAAGGCCTTCTGGGTCTGAATAAGATCAAAGGTCTGGCGAGGCAGGTCTGCCCTCCGACCTCCGACCGCAGTAGCCGTGGCACCTGGGGATCAATAGGCCCCACCATCAGTGAGCACCGCAGCATGCTGGAGGAAGTTCTGCACCAGCAAAG GATGCTCCAGATCCAGCACAAGCCCCAACCTCAGCCTCCTTGGCCAGCACCTACCCAGAATCCCCCGTTCTTCCTGTCCCAGCAGcagcccccctcccccacctcaGTCTTCGCCGCCCCCTCCACCCTGTTCGACACCCccgccccctccctcctccagggGGAACCCCAACACCCCCTGCCCTCCCAGCAGAGCCCCCTGGCTCTCCAGCATGCCTTCTGGCAGCAACCTCTGGAGTTATCTTCACCCTCCTAtggctcctcttcctcctgctcctcctcttcctcctgctcctcctcttcctctctctcccccgtggGTACTGCTGCTTACCTCCTCGAGGCTCGACTGCACATAAGCCAGCAGTCCAGCCTCTACCTCGAGACCAACCTCCACCCCCAGACCAACCCCCAGGACCAAGCCCAGGACCAGACCCAGGCTTTCACCAAGGGCCCCTTCCCCCTCATGCCTATGCAGGGGATGTGGAGTCTGGATTCAGCCTCCGGGAGAGAGTCTGAGATGCAGGAGCTGGGCTGCGGTGGACAGCAGCAGCTGAGAAGCTGTGTGATGGTGAAGTAA